A stretch of Clostridium formicaceticum DNA encodes these proteins:
- the rpmF gene encoding 50S ribosomal protein L32 translates to MAVPKRKTGKSKKNMRRAANSKYVAPGYVKCPQCHEPKLSHRVCPECGYYKNKEVITVNE, encoded by the coding sequence ATGGCGGTACCAAAGCGTAAAACAGGTAAATCAAAGAAGAATATGAGAAGAGCAGCAAATTCTAAATATGTTGCACCAGGGTATGTAAAGTGCCCACAATGTCACGAACCTAAATTATCACACCGTGTATGTCCTGAATGTGGATATTACAAAAACAAAGAGGTAATTACAGTAAATGAATAA
- the rsmD gene encoding 16S rRNA (guanine(966)-N(2))-methyltransferase RsmD, which translates to MRIIAGEARGLRLFTPKDLQIRPTSDRVKESIFNIVQNYLYDGTVIDLFSGTGNLGIEALSRKAQKVYFVDKSQESIEIIKKNLHKTNFISKAEVLHADVVSAIHKLANKNVQADIIFMDPPYKQGLAVVALEEIIRNKLLHPLGIVVVEHDKNEDIPGEIDSILQFRCKNYGNTSATFYKQKEEVQ; encoded by the coding sequence ATGAGAATTATTGCTGGAGAGGCTAGAGGGCTTAGGCTTTTTACACCAAAGGACTTACAGATAAGGCCTACGTCAGATCGTGTGAAGGAATCGATTTTTAATATAGTACAGAACTATTTATATGATGGTACTGTTATTGACTTGTTTTCTGGTACAGGAAATCTAGGTATAGAAGCTTTATCAAGAAAGGCTCAAAAAGTATACTTTGTAGATAAAAGTCAAGAAAGCATAGAGATTATTAAGAAAAATCTACATAAAACCAATTTTATTTCAAAGGCAGAAGTACTGCATGCAGATGTAGTTTCTGCTATTCATAAACTGGCCAATAAAAATGTACAAGCTGATATTATTTTTATGGATCCGCCCTATAAGCAAGGATTAGCAGTTGTTGCTTTAGAAGAAATCATTAGAAATAAGCTCCTGCACCCTTTAGGTATCGTTGTTGTGGAGCATGATAAAAACGAGGATATACCCGGGGAGATAGATTCTATTCTACAATTTCGCTGCAAAAATTACGGTAATACAAGTGCTACTTTTTACAAACAAAAGGAGGAAGTTCAATGA
- the recG gene encoding ATP-dependent DNA helicase RecG: protein MEMLKKDIQYIKGVGPKRLSLLKRLKISNIEDMLYHFPRDYENRSISKKIIEVQPGDQTTIYGIVVGTCQSIYVRKGLNINRYLLKDATGSITITFFNQPYMKNKFKPNDHLMLYGKVKKSFQGLEMINPIYEIMEANKVTMQEGIVPVYPTTEGLTQRQIIDIQKNIIEVVEEIVDYLPEDIVKKNKLCSLQFALKYIHFPTSLQQIKVAKYRLVFEELLLLQLALIKIKKKTIKQQKSIPLRNNEGIDVFLKRLPFALTMAQKAVLKEILEDLGKEVPMNRLVQGDVGSGKTIVAIIALYKAVINGCQGALMAPTEILAEQHYHSLKQLLEPLGIRIGLLIGSLTKAKKQQLSQEIQEGKIDIIIGTHALIQQTVNFYRLALVITDEQHRFGVRQRAILAEKGDNPHILVMTATPIPRTLALILYGDLDISIIDELPPGRKEIKTRSLTSEEKERVYHIAKKELRLGRQAYVVCPLVEESEAIEAKAATEIKEELAATYFSDYEVGLLHGKMHPKEKETVMKLFLENKIHILVSTTVIEVGVNVPNATMMIIENAERFGLAQLHQLRGRVGRGDFQSYCLLIHNNKSKIAKERMKIMEETTDGFIISEKDLEIRGPGEFFGIRQHGLPDLRIANLFKHMKVLKKVQSQVEELLKEDPYLTLEKHPLLKEKLEEKFKGFEGT from the coding sequence ATGGAAATGCTAAAAAAAGATATTCAATACATTAAAGGCGTTGGTCCTAAGAGGCTATCTTTGCTAAAAAGGCTAAAAATTTCTAACATAGAAGATATGCTTTATCATTTTCCACGGGACTATGAGAACCGTAGCATTTCTAAAAAAATTATTGAAGTACAACCAGGGGACCAAACGACAATATATGGTATTGTCGTGGGAACATGCCAGTCAATTTATGTGAGAAAAGGGTTAAATATTAATAGATATTTATTAAAAGATGCAACTGGTTCTATTACCATTACTTTTTTTAATCAGCCTTATATGAAAAATAAATTTAAGCCTAACGACCATTTAATGCTTTATGGGAAGGTAAAAAAAAGTTTTCAAGGCTTAGAAATGATCAACCCTATTTATGAAATAATGGAGGCTAATAAAGTAACGATGCAGGAGGGAATTGTTCCTGTTTATCCCACTACGGAGGGGCTAACACAAAGGCAAATTATTGATATTCAAAAAAATATCATAGAAGTCGTTGAAGAGATCGTAGATTATCTTCCGGAGGATATTGTTAAAAAAAATAAGCTTTGTAGCTTACAATTTGCTTTAAAATATATACACTTTCCTACTTCATTGCAACAGATAAAGGTAGCAAAATATAGGCTGGTCTTTGAAGAGTTGCTACTATTGCAATTGGCACTGATAAAAATAAAGAAAAAAACAATAAAGCAGCAAAAAAGTATTCCTCTTAGAAATAATGAGGGAATAGATGTTTTTCTGAAGAGACTTCCTTTTGCTTTGACAATGGCTCAAAAAGCTGTCCTAAAGGAAATTTTAGAAGATTTAGGGAAAGAGGTTCCTATGAACCGATTAGTGCAGGGAGATGTAGGATCTGGAAAAACCATTGTGGCTATTATTGCATTATATAAAGCTGTTATAAATGGCTGTCAAGGGGCTCTTATGGCGCCTACAGAAATACTAGCAGAGCAACACTATCATTCTTTGAAACAGCTATTAGAACCCTTAGGAATAAGGATTGGTCTATTAATCGGCAGTTTGACAAAGGCAAAAAAACAGCAATTATCACAGGAAATACAAGAAGGCAAAATTGATATTATTATAGGCACACATGCACTTATTCAACAAACTGTAAATTTTTATCGATTGGCCCTGGTTATCACTGATGAGCAACATCGTTTTGGGGTGAGACAAAGAGCAATCCTTGCAGAGAAGGGTGATAATCCACATATTTTGGTTATGACGGCCACACCTATTCCAAGGACATTAGCTTTGATACTCTATGGGGATTTGGATATATCCATCATTGATGAGCTTCCTCCAGGGAGAAAAGAAATAAAAACCCGTAGTTTAACCTCAGAAGAAAAAGAGCGGGTCTATCATATCGCTAAAAAAGAGTTGCGTTTAGGGAGACAAGCTTATGTGGTATGTCCCTTGGTGGAAGAATCTGAGGCGATAGAGGCTAAAGCTGCCACAGAAATAAAAGAAGAATTGGCTGCCACTTATTTTTCAGATTATGAGGTAGGACTATTGCATGGTAAAATGCATCCCAAAGAAAAAGAAACGGTGATGAAGTTATTTTTAGAAAATAAGATACATATATTGGTATCGACTACTGTTATAGAAGTAGGTGTAAATGTACCCAATGCGACTATGATGATTATAGAAAACGCCGAACGATTTGGTTTAGCCCAATTACATCAGTTAAGAGGCAGGGTTGGAAGAGGAGACTTTCAATCCTATTGTTTATTAATACATAATAATAAAAGTAAAATAGCTAAGGAACGAATGAAGATTATGGAAGAAACAACAGATGGGTTTATTATATCTGAAAAAGATCTGGAAATCAGGGGCCCTGGAGAATTTTTTGGTATAAGACAACATGGATTACCAGATTTGAGAATAGCTAACTTATTTAAGCATATGAAGGTTTTAAAAAAGGTGCAAAGCCAAGTAGAGGAGTTGCTAAAAGAAGATCCTTACTTAACCTTAGAAAAACATCCTTTATTAAAAGAAAAGTTAGAAGAAAAATTCAAGGGATTTGAAGGAACTTAA
- a CDS encoding YceD family protein, with translation MLKFDLNTIKRGEHDKLNIDFTVDLDNINYYGDVLKVIRPIHVLGTIYSVGKKIFLSCNIETELEVHCGRCLKPFTHLLKNNIDVELVEEEKLEDNDDLEDIAIYRDNSIDFNEMIKEQIIMNLPMKVVCSEDCKGLCKTCGKDLNLEECKCNQDSEDNIDPRFAKLKELLQQD, from the coding sequence ATGTTGAAGTTTGATTTAAACACCATAAAAAGAGGGGAACATGATAAACTAAATATAGACTTTACTGTTGACCTTGATAATATAAACTATTATGGTGATGTTCTTAAGGTGATAAGGCCTATACATGTTTTGGGAACAATATATAGTGTTGGGAAAAAAATTTTTCTGTCCTGTAATATTGAAACAGAACTAGAGGTTCACTGCGGAAGATGTTTAAAGCCCTTTACTCATTTACTAAAAAACAATATTGACGTTGAATTAGTTGAAGAGGAAAAGTTGGAGGACAATGATGATTTAGAAGACATTGCTATCTATCGTGATAATAGCATAGATTTTAATGAAATGATAAAAGAACAAATTATCATGAATCTTCCTATGAAGGTGGTATGCAGTGAAGACTGCAAGGGACTGTGTAAAACATGTGGTAAAGACTTAAACCTAGAAGAATGTAAATGTAATCAAGATAGTGAAGATAATATAGATCCTCGATTTGCTAAATTAAAGGAATTGTTACAACAAGATTAA
- the coaD gene encoding pantetheine-phosphate adenylyltransferase — protein MKTGIYPGSFDPITNGHLDIIERASKLCDKVIVSVLQNPNKNSLFSLEERVTLIKEAVAAYKNVTVDCFSGLLIDYVKKNDAKVIIKGLRAVSDFEYEFQMALMNRKLAPDVETIFLMTSSENSYLSSSLVKEVAKFGGCIEGLVPESTKKAIFQKI, from the coding sequence ATGAAAACAGGTATTTATCCTGGGAGTTTTGATCCGATTACCAATGGACATTTAGATATTATTGAAAGAGCATCTAAATTATGTGATAAAGTTATTGTGTCTGTACTACAAAACCCTAATAAAAATTCATTATTTTCTTTAGAGGAAAGAGTTACTTTAATAAAGGAAGCTGTAGCTGCTTATAAAAATGTTACAGTAGATTGTTTTTCTGGTTTATTAATAGATTATGTTAAAAAAAATGATGCTAAAGTCATCATCAAAGGCTTAAGAGCTGTATCAGATTTTGAGTATGAATTTCAAATGGCATTGATGAATAGAAAATTAGCACCGGATGTAGAAACAATTTTCTTGATGACCAGCAGTGAAAATTCTTATCTAAGTTCTAGCTTAGTGAAAGAAGTAGCTAAGTTTGGCGGCTGCATAGAGGGATTAGTTCCAGAATCAACTAAAAAAGCAATCTTTCAAAAAATTTAA
- the fapR gene encoding transcription factor FapR, producing MKGPGKASKSVRQKKLLELIQEQPFLTDEDLSTKFSVSIQTIRLDRLELGIPELRERIKNVAEKNYKKVRSIIGTEIVGELIDLNLGVSGISVLQTTQDMAFSKTNLVRGHHIFSQAESLAMAVIDAEVALTGVSNIKYLNPVKAGDKLVAKAEVVRVRGNNHFVHVRTKVDQVQVFRGKFILVVIEEGGIE from the coding sequence ATGAAAGGGCCAGGTAAGGCTAGCAAATCAGTTCGCCAAAAAAAGTTACTGGAGCTGATTCAAGAACAACCTTTTTTAACGGATGAAGATTTATCCACTAAATTTAGTGTTAGTATACAGACCATAAGATTAGATAGATTAGAGTTAGGGATACCGGAACTTAGAGAAAGAATAAAAAATGTCGCGGAAAAAAACTACAAAAAGGTTAGAAGTATTATTGGAACAGAGATTGTAGGAGAATTAATTGATTTAAACTTAGGAGTCAGCGGTATATCTGTACTGCAGACTACTCAGGATATGGCTTTTAGTAAAACAAACCTTGTAAGGGGGCATCATATTTTTTCTCAAGCAGAATCATTAGCTATGGCAGTCATTGATGCAGAGGTTGCACTAACCGGTGTGTCGAACATTAAATATTTAAATCCTGTAAAGGCTGGAGATAAGTTAGTAGCTAAGGCAGAAGTCGTAAGGGTTAGGGGAAATAACCATTTTGTACATGTTCGGACCAAAGTAGATCAAGTACAAGTATTTAGAGGAAAGTTTATATTGGTCGTTATTGAAGAGGGAGGGATAGAATGA
- the ylbJ gene encoding sporulation integral membrane protein YlbJ: MSSFFILLLMLVVIIFFIRFKDYRKRFQKLVMDYFIILMVVVLVVCIIIFPNQSVKAAYEGLKVWFAVVLPALLPFFIGSELLVGLGVVKFIGTLLEPIMRPLFNVPGEGSFAFAMSVTSGYPVGVKITTKLRSEGLLSKIEAQRLVSFCSTSGPLFLIGAVSIGMFQSSEVGLLLAICHYTAAIVVGLFFSFYKRSSSEDTSAFLLSKHKNLIKKAFVQLNIARKKNPPFGILLGNAVRESINTMLMVGGFIVLFSVIINIFDIVGLIDVVANCLYFLFQALPIDFSIIKGLITGLFEITIGCKMIADTLHAALIHRIAAAGFIIGWSGFSIHAQSISILSTTDINLCLYIFSKLLHGIFSYLLVYLVYPIFTVLYAFTTPTFYHHEELSLYEKIINNLTLSIEIFLMLFVGVLLISLLTGFFIMTINNFKGKKRNK; the protein is encoded by the coding sequence ATGTCTAGCTTCTTTATCCTGCTACTGATGTTGGTAGTAATTATATTTTTCATTCGTTTTAAAGATTACAGAAAAAGGTTTCAAAAACTTGTGATGGACTACTTCATTATATTGATGGTTGTTGTCCTGGTGGTTTGTATTATTATTTTTCCAAATCAATCGGTAAAAGCAGCTTATGAAGGACTAAAGGTCTGGTTTGCTGTTGTATTACCTGCTTTACTTCCCTTTTTTATTGGCTCAGAATTACTGGTAGGATTAGGTGTTGTTAAGTTTATCGGTACATTATTAGAGCCTATTATGCGTCCACTTTTTAACGTTCCAGGGGAGGGCTCCTTTGCCTTTGCTATGAGTGTCACCTCTGGTTACCCTGTTGGGGTGAAAATCACTACGAAATTGCGGTCAGAGGGATTATTATCAAAGATAGAGGCCCAACGTCTCGTATCCTTTTGCAGTACTTCAGGACCACTGTTTCTTATTGGTGCTGTTTCTATCGGGATGTTTCAATCCTCTGAAGTAGGCTTACTTTTAGCTATTTGCCACTATACAGCAGCTATTGTTGTTGGTCTTTTTTTTAGCTTTTATAAAAGGTCCTCTAGTGAAGATACTTCTGCTTTTTTATTGTCAAAACATAAAAACTTAATTAAAAAGGCTTTTGTACAATTAAATATTGCCCGTAAAAAAAATCCTCCCTTTGGAATTTTATTAGGCAATGCTGTCAGAGAGTCTATCAATACGATGTTGATGGTAGGAGGATTTATTGTTTTATTTTCTGTCATCATCAATATCTTTGATATTGTTGGCTTGATTGATGTGGTCGCCAATTGTTTATATTTTTTGTTTCAAGCGCTTCCTATAGATTTTTCTATTATCAAAGGGCTCATTACAGGCCTTTTTGAAATAACAATAGGTTGTAAAATGATAGCAGATACTTTGCATGCTGCTCTTATTCATCGCATTGCTGCTGCTGGATTCATCATTGGTTGGAGCGGCTTTTCAATTCATGCACAATCTATTAGTATTTTGAGCACTACTGATATTAATCTCTGTCTTTACATATTTTCAAAGCTATTGCACGGCATTTTTTCTTATCTTCTTGTTTATTTGGTTTATCCTATATTTACAGTGCTTTATGCTTTTACTACCCCTACTTTTTATCATCACGAGGAATTATCCCTATATGAAAAAATTATTAACAACTTAACCCTTTCAATAGAAATTTTTCTGATGCTCTTTGTTGGCGTTTTGTTGATTTCTTTACTTACTGGTTTTTTTATTATGACTATAAATAATTTTAAAGGAAAAAAACGAAATAAATAG
- a CDS encoding acetate/propionate family kinase, whose protein sequence is MKVLVMNCGSSSLKYQLINMENEELLAKGIAERIGIDGSFVKHETTGKEKVVIEEPLNDHKAAIKIVVDALTNSEYGAIQSMEEISAVGHRVVHGGDKFSSSVVIDDEVKTAIEECAELAPLHNPPNLMGINACKEILPQAPMVAVFDTAFHQTMPAASYMYALPYELYEKYKVRRYGFHGTSHKYVSDKAAEMLGKPLKDLKIVTCHLGNGASIAAVNHGQSVDTSMGFTPLEGLAMGTRCGDIDPAIIDYWMNKENLTIAEATNAMNKKSGVLGVSGISSDFRDIEEAAEKGNERAQLALDLYYQRVKKYIGAYAAEMGGLDAVVFTAGLGENSFIARKEICKGLEFLGIKIDDEKNNVRGKETVVSTDDAAVKVLLIPTNEELMIARDTKTLVG, encoded by the coding sequence ATGAAGGTATTAGTTATGAATTGTGGAAGTTCTTCACTTAAGTACCAGCTTATTAATATGGAAAATGAAGAATTATTAGCAAAAGGAATAGCAGAGAGAATTGGCATAGATGGTTCTTTTGTAAAACATGAGACAACAGGTAAAGAGAAGGTTGTTATTGAAGAACCATTGAATGACCATAAAGCAGCTATCAAAATCGTTGTAGATGCTTTAACAAATAGCGAGTATGGTGCAATTCAATCTATGGAAGAAATTTCTGCCGTAGGTCACAGGGTTGTTCATGGAGGAGACAAATTCTCTAGTTCTGTGGTAATTGATGACGAAGTAAAAACAGCAATAGAAGAGTGTGCAGAATTAGCGCCATTACATAATCCTCCAAACTTAATGGGAATTAATGCATGTAAAGAAATTTTACCTCAAGCACCTATGGTGGCAGTATTTGACACTGCATTCCATCAAACCATGCCTGCTGCTTCTTATATGTATGCCCTACCTTACGAATTATATGAAAAATATAAAGTAAGAAGATATGGTTTCCACGGTACTTCTCACAAGTATGTTTCAGATAAAGCAGCTGAAATGTTAGGAAAACCACTAAAAGATTTAAAGATTGTTACATGTCACTTAGGAAACGGCGCCAGTATTGCAGCAGTAAATCATGGACAATCTGTTGATACCAGTATGGGCTTTACACCATTAGAAGGATTAGCAATGGGAACAAGATGCGGTGACATAGATCCGGCCATCATTGACTACTGGATGAATAAAGAAAACCTAACAATAGCAGAGGCAACCAATGCAATGAACAAAAAATCTGGTGTGTTAGGTGTATCAGGAATTAGTAGTGACTTCAGAGATATTGAAGAAGCTGCAGAAAAAGGAAATGAAAGAGCACAATTAGCTTTAGACTTATATTATCAAAGAGTAAAGAAGTACATAGGAGCTTATGCTGCTGAAATGGGCGGTTTAGATGCAGTAGTATTTACTGCGGGATTAGGCGAAAATTCTTTTATAGCTAGAAAAGAGATTTGTAAAGGTCTTGAATTTTTAGGTATTAAGATTGATGATGAGAAAAATAATGTACGTGGCAAAGAAACTGTTGTTTCAACAGATGACGCTGCAGTAAAGGTATTATTAATCCCAACGAATGAGGAATTAATGATCGCAAGAGATACAAAGACCCTTGTAGGATAA
- a CDS encoding nucleotidyltransferase translates to MKVLGLITEYNPFHNGHLYHLNASKELTGCTHAVAIMSGNFLQRGEPALVHKWDRAKMAVQAGVDLVIELPTPYACATAELFAFGSISLLHAMGVVDALCFGSEYGEISLLKVIANVLFLSPPKFKIFLKNHLKKGLSFPSARTKALADYFNLDDDCNLKTSDLEVIEMIMNSPNNILAIEYMKMLKKLNASILPYTIPRIKAAYHSTKLEGSIVSATAIREHFYRKNHLQELKGTMPPSSLNILEEAFEKKLAPIFKEDFEKVILTLLRRESKESLSHYFDIREGLENKIFQCSHHCNSLTNLYHCVKSKRYTQTRFQRICMHVLLNLKKKDIIDFTSSGGPQYLRVLALNNKGREILKACKLKATLPIINKINQYVPSNEIAKKMLEIDIRATNLYALATNNEDYSTRPLDFYISPYYQVT, encoded by the coding sequence ATGAAGGTATTGGGCTTAATCACTGAATATAATCCTTTTCACAATGGACATCTATATCATTTAAATGCATCTAAGGAACTTACTGGTTGCACCCATGCGGTGGCTATCATGAGTGGAAACTTTCTTCAAAGAGGGGAACCTGCCTTAGTTCATAAGTGGGATCGAGCTAAAATGGCGGTACAAGCTGGTGTTGATTTAGTTATTGAACTTCCCACCCCTTATGCCTGTGCTACAGCAGAGTTGTTTGCCTTTGGCTCAATAAGCCTACTTCACGCTATGGGGGTAGTAGATGCATTGTGTTTTGGAAGTGAATACGGAGAAATTTCCTTGCTAAAAGTAATTGCCAATGTTTTATTTTTATCGCCTCCTAAATTCAAAATTTTTCTCAAAAACCACTTAAAAAAGGGCTTATCTTTTCCTTCGGCACGAACAAAAGCTTTGGCTGATTATTTTAATCTAGATGACGATTGTAATCTTAAAACCTCAGACTTAGAAGTCATAGAAATGATTATGAATAGTCCTAACAATATTTTAGCGATAGAATATATGAAGATGTTAAAGAAATTAAATGCTTCTATTCTTCCCTATACGATTCCTAGAATCAAGGCCGCCTATCATTCAACTAAACTTGAAGGCAGCATCGTAAGCGCTACTGCTATTAGAGAGCATTTTTATAGAAAAAATCATCTTCAAGAACTAAAAGGAACCATGCCCCCCTCCTCCTTGAATATCTTGGAAGAAGCTTTTGAGAAAAAATTGGCCCCTATCTTTAAAGAGGATTTTGAAAAAGTTATTTTGACGCTATTAAGGCGGGAAAGTAAGGAAAGCCTTTCCCATTATTTTGACATAAGAGAAGGGTTAGAAAACAAAATTTTTCAGTGTAGTCATCACTGTAATTCCTTAACGAATTTATACCATTGTGTAAAAAGTAAAAGATATACACAAACTCGTTTTCAGAGGATTTGTATGCATGTGTTATTAAATCTTAAGAAAAAAGATATTATAGATTTTACTTCTTCCGGAGGTCCCCAATATCTTCGGGTTCTTGCTCTAAATAATAAAGGCAGGGAAATTTTAAAGGCCTGTAAGTTAAAAGCTACTTTGCCTATTATTAATAAGATTAATCAATATGTTCCCTCAAATGAAATCGCTAAAAAAATGTTAGAGATAGATATAAGAGCAACGAATCTATATGCCTTGGCTACAAATAACGAAGATTATTCTACCCGTCCTTTAGACTTTTATATAAGTCCTTATTACCAAGTAACATAG